In Candidatus Cloacimonadota bacterium, the DNA window CGGATGTTAAAGAATTAAAAGGTTTAAAAGTTGATTCCGTATTCGTTGGCTCCTGTACTAACGGGAGAATTGAAGATATGCGTTGGGTTGCTGAAATTCTTAAAGGAAATAAAGTAGCTAATGGTGTTATGTTGAGAATAGTTCCTACCACAAAAGAGGTTTACGGACAGATGCTTAAAGAAGGTTTGATACAAGTTCTTTATGATGCTGGAGCAATTATTTCAAATCCAGGTTGCGGCGGATGCGCTTCTGGACAAATTGGAATGACAGGTAAAGGCGAGGTGCAGATTTCAACTGCTAATAGAAATTTTCTTGGAAAACAGGGAGACGGAGACACCTATCTCGCAAGTCCAGTTACAGCAGCTTTTGCAGCAATTAATGGAGAATTGTAATTTATGAATAGATTTGTTAATCATTTTATATTTATATCAGTTTGTATCATATTTGTTATAATAGGATGTTCTAAAGAAGGTTCAACTATTGAAATTGATCCTTATATTTACATACACGGGAAAATAAAAAAAGGAGAGTCTCTTTATTCAGAATTATTGAGTAACAATATTGATGTCACAGATGCGTATAAGATTACTAACTCTTTGAATAAAATATATAATTTGAAATTTACACATCCCAATGACAGTTTTTTGGTTAAAGTTGACACTCTTAATCAAGTTCAAGTATTAGAATTTTATCCAGATATATTAACAAAATACATTATCAAAAGAGATACAACAGACAACTTTATTTCATTCAAGGAGAATATTGACTACAAAAAGGATATAAAATTTGTATGTGTAAATATTGAAACTTCCTTATATGAAGCATTTGTTGATAATGGACTAAATCCAGAATTGGCAATGGATTTAAGTGACATTTTTCAATGGGACATTGACTTTTTTATAGATACCAGGAAAGGGGATAGCTGTAAGATTGTTTATGAAGTTTTTGAAAATAAAAATAATAAAGTATTAAAATATGGAAACATCTTAGCCACTTCATATAAGGGGAAAAATTTTGATTTAACAGCTTACTATTATAGCAATGGAAATAAATATCATAGTTATTATGGTAAGGATGGAAGATCATTTCAAAAAGCATTTTTAAAATCACCCTTAAATTATTCTTTTATCAGTTCATATTTTGGGATGAGATTACATCCAATAACAAAAAAATATTGGCTTCATAATGGAGTTGATTATGCTGCAAGATGGGGTACTCCTGTTCAAGCCTCCTGTGATGGAGTTGTCATTCATAAAGGATGGAAAGGAGGACATCCAACTCCACACGGAAATACAGGCGGATACGGTAATACTATTATGATTCGTCATGCTAATGGATATAAGACATTATACGGACATCTTAGCAGATATGCTCGCGGCACTAAAATTGGAACAAGAGTAAAACAGCATGATATAATAGGTTATGTCGGCTCTACAGGATGGTCAACAGGGCCACATCTTCATTATACGATTTATCAGTATGATAAAGCAATTAACCCACTAAAACTAAAAAATGTATCAGGACCACCAATACCTAAAGAATTACGGATGGATTTTAGTAAGGTTGTTTCTACAATGGATAAAATATTACAAAACGAAGATATGAGTATTGTGTCATCAATTTAAAGTAAGAAATAAGAAAATTATATGGAGTGCTGGAACGAGAATCCACCAGCTGGTGGAGACGAATTTTCAGCAAAGCGGTACAGACGAGAAGTTCGCCCTCCCGATAAATCGGGAGGACTCGTTTTCACACTCCGAGAAGCATATTTAAAA includes these proteins:
- a CDS encoding aconitase family protein codes for the protein DVKELKGLKVDSVFVGSCTNGRIEDMRWVAEILKGNKVANGVMLRIVPTTKEVYGQMLKEGLIQVLYDAGAIISNPGCGGCASGQIGMTGKGEVQISTANRNFLGKQGDGDTYLASPVTAAFAAINGEL
- a CDS encoding M23 family metallopeptidase, which gives rise to MNRFVNHFIFISVCIIFVIIGCSKEGSTIEIDPYIYIHGKIKKGESLYSELLSNNIDVTDAYKITNSLNKIYNLKFTHPNDSFLVKVDTLNQVQVLEFYPDILTKYIIKRDTTDNFISFKENIDYKKDIKFVCVNIETSLYEAFVDNGLNPELAMDLSDIFQWDIDFFIDTRKGDSCKIVYEVFENKNNKVLKYGNILATSYKGKNFDLTAYYYSNGNKYHSYYGKDGRSFQKAFLKSPLNYSFISSYFGMRLHPITKKYWLHNGVDYAARWGTPVQASCDGVVIHKGWKGGHPTPHGNTGGYGNTIMIRHANGYKTLYGHLSRYARGTKIGTRVKQHDIIGYVGSTGWSTGPHLHYTIYQYDKAINPLKLKNVSGPPIPKELRMDFSKVVSTMDKILQNEDMSIVSSI